Proteins co-encoded in one Fusarium fujikuroi IMI 58289 draft genome, chromosome FFUJ_chr06 genomic window:
- a CDS encoding related to Rieske 2Fe-2S family protein, with protein sequence MSISVSPSFIHYLFSAAGVAALISLLARYLSQSRSHKDPVPAFLIDTTSTARALPASWYRSPEVYELERRAIFAKKWILTTHKLRFTEPGSWVKFEQAGFQFFLVKNKQGQINGFHNICRHRAFPIMTEDKGKSSILSCKYHGWSYGLNGQLAKAPGYDDMKGFDKTKNGLLPVHVHVDAKGFIWVNLDSSKTPEDFSTEFKNIDQMARHEGFNFEDYHFDHTWGMSGDYNWKTLADNYNECYHCKTAHPDAADVADLSAYRVDTKGGNIEHFANTKSEMEEQGLKIVSNYYFPNACMTVSPNFFYMMRCVPTSPGHCSMEYEVYRHKNATDEGFQTIDAMFKRILAEDKWLCNNAQKNLNAGVFVNGEMHPKMEQGPLYFQHRVRGILNDHFQLEKVVGKEINPAQHVPSDASRGTESDMGFCSGLACGENAEQLAW encoded by the exons ATGTCCATTTCCGTTTCTCCCTCTTTCATACACTATCTCTTCTCAGCCGCTGGCGTCGCAGCGCTCATATCCTTGCTAGCGAGGTATCTCTCACAATCCCGATCCCATAAAGATCCCGTCCCCGCATTTCTCATAGACACCACTTCCACAGCACGAGCATTGCCTGCTTCTTGGTATAGATCCCCAGAAGTATACGAGCTTGAAAGGCGGGCCATCTTTGCCAAGAAATGGATCCTTACTACTCACAAGCTCAGATTCACAGAGCCAGGCTCATGGGTCAAGTTTGAGCAGGCGGGCTTTCAGTTCTTTCTTGTCAAGAATAAGCAGGGACAGATCAATGGCTTCCACAATATCTGTAGGCATCGGGCTTTTCCTATCATGACTGAAGATAAGGGAAAGTCAAGTATCCTCTCTTGCAAATACCATGGTTGGTCATACGGTCTCAATGGTCAACTCGCGAAAGCTCCAGGATATGACGACATGAAAGGcttcgacaagaccaagaacgGTCTTCTGCCTGTCCATGTTCATGTTGATGCCAAAGGCTTCATTTGGGTCAACCTCGACTCTTCAAAAACGCCTGAGGACTTCTCAACTGAGTTCAAGAACATTGATCAGATGGCAAGACATGAGGGCTTCAATTTTGAGGACTATCATTTCGATCATACCTGGGGAATGAGCGGTGACTACAACTGGAAGACGTTGGCCGATAACTACAACGAATGTTATCACTGCAAGACGGCACATCCAGATGCAGCGGACGTCGCTGATCTATCGGCATATCGAGTTGATACCAAGGGCGGCAACATTGAACACTTTGCCAATACTAAATCTGAGATGGAGGAACAAGGTCTCAAGATTGTCAGCAACTATTACTTCCCCAACGCTTGCATGACTGTCTC ACCCAACTTCTTCTACATGATGCGATGCGTTCCTACTTCGCCTGGCCACTGCTCCATGGAATACGAAGTTTACCGACACAAGAACGCCACTGATGAAGGCTTCCAGACCATCGACGCCATGTTCAAGAGAATCTTGGCTGAGGATAAATGGCTCTGCAATAATGCACAGAAGAACCTCAACGCGGGCGTGTTTGTGAATGGGGAAATGCATCCTAAGATGGAGCAAGGTCCTCTTTACTTTCAGCATCGCGTTAGAGGTATATTGAATGACCATTTTCAGTTGGAGAAGGTAGTTGGGAAGGAGATCAACCCGGCGCAGCATGTTCCATCTGATGCTTCTCGTGGTACGGAGAGTGATATGGGATTTTGTTCGGGGTTGGCTTGCGGGGAGAATGCTGAACAGCTGGCTTGGTAG
- a CDS encoding related to synaptic vesicle transporter SV2 (major facilitator superfamily) — translation MSNIEASGSVKESRDQEKDGMAADDVSYHVSTVNELGNVVDPVLSAKINLVNETINEIGWTNFHLKLCCLTGFGFAADSLVAFLQSVAAGQAYLEIGHGGYPTGSTMALYAGLQMGALFWGFGADIIGRRIAFNTTLFIAAIATIVAGAGPSWVAFCVFVAFLGFGAGGNLVLDPTVMLEFVPAKQQWVITAMAGWWGIGQASAGFIAWGYYSRNDWTCVATVETCTWQNNKSWRLIMFTGGALMFVMSALRILIIRLPETPKFLVTNGKEEELVAMLQKLASTYKRPCSLTLEGLQACGTAHIPEHGGSKGLAVRGLGKSLVGHVKGLFSTKKLALSTCLIWLSWTLIGLGYPLFFLYLPSLLSSRLPDYKPSFTETWRDYTITNICAIFGPLIAAGLAEVGFLGRRYTMAIGAVITAIFFFCYTIIKTPAQNLAISSCISVCINLYYGTLYAYTAEVFPSEHRTTGNGIAVSLNRIMGLLSAVIAVTADTTTIAPLYISGALFFVMAIVSVILPFEPYGRSAS, via the exons ATGTCGAATATTGAAGCTTCGGGTTCTGTTAAGGAGAGCCGTGATCAGGAGAAGGACGGTatggctgctgatgatgtgTCGTATCATGTCAGCACTGTCAATGAACTTGGTAACGTTGTTGATCCTGTTTTGTCGGCTAAGATCAATCTTGTCAACGAG ACCATCAATGAAATTGGATGGACCAATTTCCATCTCAAGCTATGCTGTCTCACAGGCTTTGGCTTCGCAGCTGACTCCCTGGTAGCCTTTCTCCAGAGCGTTGCAGCCGGCCAAGCCTACCTTGAGATCGGTCATGGAGGCTATCCTACTGGCTCAACTATGGCTCTGTATGCAGGACTCCAGATGGGAGCTCTCTTCTGGGGTTTCGGTGCTGATATCATCGGTCGAAGAATCGCCTTCAATACTACTCTCTTCATCGCTGCCATTGCTACCATCGTTGCAGGAGCTGGTCCCAGCTGGGTCGCCTTCTGTGTCTTCGTTgcctttcttggctttggagcAGGTGGTAATCTTGTTTTGGACCCAACTGTCATGCTGGAGTTTGTCCCTGCGAAGCAGCAGTGGGTTATTACTGCTATGGCTGGATGGTGGGGTATTGGTCAGGCCAGCGCTGGCTTCATCGCCTGGGGCTACTATT CTCGAAACGATTGGACTTGCGTCGCTACGGTCGAGACATGCACATGGCAGAACAACAAATCTTGGAGACTCATCATGTTCACCGGCGGAGCCCTCATGTTCGTCATGTCTGCCCTGCgtatcctcatcatccgacTCCCTGAGACTCCAAAGTTCTTGGTTACCAACGGcaaagaggaggagcttgttgCTATGCTTCAGAAGCTTGCCAGCACCTACAAGAGACCTTGCTCATTGACGCTTGAGGGTCTTCAGGCTTGTGGTACAGCTCATATTCCCGAGCACGGTGGTAGCAAGGGATTGGCTGTTCGTGGCTTGGGTAAGAGTCTCGTTGGCCACGTCAAGGGACTCTTTTCGACCAAGAAGCTGGCTCTGTCGACTTGTCTCATCTGGTTGTCTTGGACTTTGATCGGTCTTGGATATCCTCTGTTCTTCCTCTATCTCCC AtcccttctcagcagccgTCTTCCCGACTACAAGCCGTCCTTCACCGAGACCTGGCGCGAttacaccatcaccaacatctgcGCCATCTTCGGGCCTCTCATtgctgctggtcttgctgAAGTGGGCTTCCTTGGACGACGATACACAATGGCCATTGGAGCTGTGATCAcagccatcttcttcttctgctacaccatcatcaagactccTGCTCAGAATCTTGCCATAAGCAGCTGCATCT CTGTTTGCATCAACCTCTACTACGGTACACTCTACGCATACACTGCTGAAGTGTTCCCGTCTGAGCACCGGACTACAGGCAATGGTATCGCAGTCTCGCTTAACCGTATCATGGGTCTCCTTTCCGCTGTCATTGCGGTGACTGCTGATACTACCACTATAGCTCCATTGTACATCTCTGGGGCTTTGTTCTTTGTCATGGCTATCGTTTCTGTCATTCTGCCATTCGAGCCATATGGTCGAAGTGCATCTTAG